CATTTTATGCTTGAGATATTTGAGATTGTACAAAGGGAATACTTAGTAGTGTATTGCAACTTTACAAAATGGCAATCCActcctttttttcttcatttgtaATGAAAATTGTATCTCAATAAGATTCCCATTGTACATTCAGTGTAGTTAATATTTGTTTGTGTCTTATATGGTAATGTTTGAAGTCAGAGTAGTCAATAGCGTGCTATGGCGGCATTGTGAAAAGGCGTAGTCAGTCGCTACTGGATTTCTGTAGCAGAGTGGTTGCTGTATTGGCTGTGTGTCTGCTTTAGTGGCCAAAATGGCAGCTGCTAAATGCTTCAGAAAAAGTTGTTATATTAAGGATATTTTTGGTATTTCCTTTTTCAATGTTTAAGTTTCATTAAGCCTTTCGAGGCttaatctttttttcttttttggtatttACTTCTATGATTTGCTCAAGACCTATGACTATGTAATTGATATACCTATATAAGAAATTGTATATATGAATGCTATTATGAAATAGCACACAGTTTTGTTTTGTGTAGAATGAGTGATGTCTGAGTCTGTACCGACTAGTTTCATTGCTATCAACTACTGAGATTCTTTCCATAACTGTAATTGAAATATACTAGCTTCGTATATAGATCATTAGCCAGGTATGCAAGTTTCAGGCTTCCGAGCTGCAACAAAGTTTTacaaaactaacatttttagAGCAGGTGGAACATTTGCGCTTTATTCTTTGCTTTGTCGACATGCAAAGATAAAAACCATTCCCAATCAGCATCGCACTGATGAAGAACTGACAACTTATAGTCGTTCTACCTTCCATGAAAGGTCATTTGCTGCAAAAACTAAAAGATGGTTGGAGGAACGAGAATCATGGAAGAGTGCCATTCTTATTCTTGTCCTTGCTGGCACCTGCATGGTTATCGGAGACGGGATTCTTACCCCGGCTATATCAGGTATCTATGCCTTCTCTCTCAAGCTAAttagttttcatttttcttgaGTGTATCATTTTTAATGCATCTCCGTTTTTTCAAGAGAATCATAACCATTTTTTTCATTGTAGTTTTATCAGCTGTTGGTGGCATCAAGGTAAATCAGCCCAATATGAGCAGTGGTATGGTCCTACCCCTGtagcaaatattttttttatctctctATTTTTCTACCAATAAATGGAAGCACTTGTcgttttttcaaatttaagctCAGTGGTGTTGAAAAGCGtctttatgtttggatacaggTGTGGTAGTTTTGGTTGCGGTTGTAATATTAATTGGATTTTTCAGCATGCAACATTATGGAACGGACAGAGTTAGTTGGCTCTTTGCTCCAATTGTCCTCCTTTGGTTTCTCCTAATAGGAGGTATTGGTATATTTAACATATGGAAGCATGGAATCAGAGTCCTAAAAGCTTTTTCTCCTGTTTATATATATCACTATTTTAGAAGAGGTGGAAAACATGGATGGACTTCCCTTGGTGGTATCATGCTCAGTATAACAGGTAAAATGCATTCCTTGTTGCTTTTGAATTCCTTCCCTCATTTAATTAGTTTTGAGTAAAAGGCTCGTAGTTTACTAATAAGTGGGCAGGTCGCTTGAGTCCTGCGGTACAGTTTAGGGATAATCTTGTAAACTGGACCGTAGTATTTAAATACAACTAGTGAATAGTTATTGCCTTTTGTACTTGACAACTTGTGGATGATTTTTATTAGGGACGGAGGCTCTTTTTGCTGACCTGGCTCATTTTCCGGTCTCAGCTGTACAGCTTGCATTTACTCTAGTTGTGTTTCCTTGCCTTCTTTTAGCCTATTCTGGACAAGCTGCATACCTTATGAATAACTTGACTCATTCAAAAGATGCTTTTTATCGTTCTATTCCAGGTCTGTTAAACTTTTTACTCAATATTGAAATCTTCATTTCTGGTTTACCtttagaatttaaaaatatcgTGGTAATCAGCAAGTATATATATCGGCATATTCAGAATAGAAAGTAATCTCTATTTCTTTGTTAGAACAATGCATATTTGTTTCTTCGTTTCTGTTACATGTTATTGATTATCTTTAGTTTTGCAGAGAGAATATACTGGCCGGTATTTGTTGTTGCAACAGCGGCAGCTATAGTTGCAAGCCAGGCGACAATAACTGCAACTTTTTCAATTATTAAGCAAGCTCTTGCTCATGGTTGTTTTCCTAGAGTTAAAGTTATATATACATCAAAAAAATTCGCTGGCCAGATATATATTCCAGATATCAATTGGATCCTTATGATTCTTTGCATTGCCGTGACGGCTGGGTTCGAAAATCAAAACCAGATTGGAAATGCTTATGGTACATTTTTCCTTTGTTGAATGTTATGCTGAATAATTTCTCACTATTAAACATTCATGTGATTTGAATTTACATTTGTGATAACAGGTACCGCAGTTGTGATTGTCATGCTCGTTACGACATTCCTTATGATTTTAATCATGATATTAGTGTGGCGCTGCCACTGGATTCTTGTACTCGCCTTCACCAGCTTATCGTTGATCGTTGAATTCTCATACTTCTTCTCCGTAATCTTCAAAGTTAATCAAGGTGGATGGGTTCCACTTGTAATCGCTGGAGCATTTCTTATTATTATGTATGTTTGGCATTATGGTACAGTGAAACGCTACGAGTTTGAAATGCATAGTAAGGTCTCAATGGCATGGATTCTTGGGCTTGGCCCAAGTTTAGGACTCGTTCGTGTACCTGGAATCGGACTAGTCTACACAGAACTGGCAAGTGGAGTACCACCGATTTTTTCTCATTTCATCACCAACCTACCAGCCATCCATTCCGTAGTTGTATTCGTATGTGTCAAATACCTTCCTGTCTACACCGTCCCGGAAGAAGAAAGATTCCTTGTTAAGAGGATTGGACCTAAGAATTACCACATTTTTCGATGTGTCGCACGGTATGGCTACAAAGACCTTCACAAAAAAGACGACGAGTTTGAGAAAAAACTCTTCGACAACCTTTCGTTGTTTGTTAAGCTTGAATCTATGATGGAAGGTTGTTCAGATTCAGATGAATACAGTATAACCGGACACCAAACAGAATGGTCAAGAGATGGCTTGTTGAATGGCACTGGAAGCACAGTTTCTTCAAATGTGGAGCTAACAATTAATTCAATAGATTCAATAGTACAAGTTAGATCGCCGCCGCATGCAAATATTACAGTTAGGTCCTCCGGTCATGTAAGCAGCCAAAATGAGGTCGATGAACTTGAATTTTTGAATAGCTGCAGGGATGCCGGGGTGGTTCATATATTGGGAAACACAGTTGTGATGGCAAGGAGGGATTCAAATTTCTTCAAGAAAGTAGCTGTCGATTATATTTATGCGTTTCTTAGGAAGATATGCAGGGAAAATAGTGTGATCTTCAATGTTCCTCATGAGAGTCTCTTAAATGTTGGTCAGATTTTCTATGTATAGTCTCCCATTCCCTTCATCACAATTCATTTTATGATTGCCATCCTATACAAAGTTGAGGTAAGTGTGGCTTATGAACAACATCACCTTGCTTGTGGTAATCAGTGCTACCATTCAAAGGAATTGACTTTAGAAACAAATTTTTGgtaattatttgtttaaaattactttagaaacaattttttggtAGTTATTTGTTCAAAATTGGAAGTATAAATCAGAAACAGTTAGTCGTCTTTTTGGTTGAGATTATTCGATACGATACATTGTTTGcacacttttttttccttttttttttaactgactaattttttaaacaaattggTGCGTATACTAATATTCTGACCTCAAGTTCACAACACTTTTTAGAGATATTGTTTGCTTTAAGTCTTGTGAAGCTCTCATGGTTTTGCTATGTGTAAAAGGTGGCTCGGTGGATAGAGAAGTGTAGTTTATAAACTTCAGTTTAGGCCTAACTTCCGAACAATGTGGGGCTATTTTGGTGTATCGGAACAAATAACTTTATCGATCCATAGTTGTATTGTATGATCACATTGATATGTACATCCAATTTGAAAGAATATAGATTGATCTCTTGTTCAACTAAAAACTACTTTATTTCacacttttttatttctttctgcCCAAGTTATTTGAACAGGACACATTAGTATTTAGGTAAATTTATTACATTTAATCCATCTTATAAAGGGAAGATTAATACACTTACTTACTCCACTTTATATTGTTTGGTGTTTATTTACTTTCCCTATACTTATGATGCCTCATGGTATGGGCAAGGATAAGAAACTCTAAATTTTGggaattttttttggctttttaGTAGAATTTGCAAATATTTTCCAAGCATAATAACATGTGGGATGAAGCTTGTGGTAATGAAATTGGACAAGTTGAGCAAATCCAACATTAatatagtactccctccgtcccaaaatataagcaaaaattggtcaatgaaagttgatgtatttggtttaaaatttagtccagatacattcacttttgttgacctccttttacttatattttgggacggagtagtatagTGGAGTTAGGTAAAAAATGACTTTATTATTGTATGTACTATCAAAAGTGAAGTTAATTGCTTCATGTGATGGGGGGTCATGGAGTGTTTGAATTGGTTATTGAAAGGAACAATTCAGCCTATATAGTACCATGTCATCATAATGATTTTGCGTGACAACCATCGagtctattttaattttaggagGGAATTATTTGGTTACAAggttaaaagaaaacaaaagaaaaataaaagaaaggaaACTAAATTCAAAGAAAGAAAGTTCCGGCCAAATCGTTTCTAAGAAGATCACTAATGCATTTTGGAGGTGTAGCATGAATTGTGAGATCAACATTAGATGAAGCCCCAAACTTTACTAAAAAGAGGCTCAATCCATCGGAGATTCGGAGCCCTCACGAAGCATATGATTCAATCTGATTTGTGGCAACTCATAACCGCTATTCAATTTATAATGCCCGGGCCAACAGCTACTCACTTTGACATTGATAGCGTCAATCATAACAATCCTACTCATGAATACTCCAATAACTTGTGTAATTTTTATCCTTAAACTTTTTGTTATTTACTCGCGTAATGACTTAAACGTCAGAGTGTTTATAAGTATCTCATAAAAAATACTATGCTAACATGCAACATCAAGCAGAAAATTTGAAACTTTATAATCATGTTGAGTCATTATCAAAAATATTCTACTCACATGTGACCCCATTTTACTCTCCTTATTTCTTTGGATAGAATTTGGCATGTCCAACTCATTTGTCCTTCCTACCTTGTGGCTGTAATTTAATTCTGATGGACGATCAATATCAATCTGTTTGTTCCGGCCCCAAACACgataaaataatgtttatgATAATTTGCTTTCATTTATGATAATAATGGTAAAATAATGtttgatataaaatataatggcttaaatgcagttttgccccctgttttgattaaatcggaattttaccccccctgttttaaaacgcggacttttaccccccctgttttataatttgttggattttgccccccctaaaattctgctttcgagtcacaactttaaagcttcgcacacaactcaattttgatcaattttgaacagaccttcactaaaacagtaattaatctctctctgtaactccaaatttagtggagtttgattctgtggaaaactaactcgattgcggtcgtttcggtaccagtttggtgaattattgatccaaattgagttctgtgcgaagctttgaacttgaggctcagaagcagattttgtgcaaaattttggtggggggcaaaatccaacaaattataaaatagggggggggggggtaaaattccgcattttaaaatagggggggtaaaactgcatttaagccaaatataattcataatatatttttttaatagacaaaaatggattatatatacaaaaatcaGGAATCGAGTAGTATTATCAGCATAAGATGTACCGAAAGTGACTACGAGAGTTATACAAAAATATCAGTCAAATGAACACCAAAAAGTACAAAATTAGTAGATGTCCAAACATAACAAATGGCTCGACCACCAACCATGTAAGTTTGCTATCATAGATTCattcgtcgtcttcaaccacaaAAAATGAGTATGTTTTGACCTTGTCCAATAATTGAGGTAAAGTCTTTGCTGAGTTGTTGAACAAGCGATGGGTTCTTTCATTCCACACAACCCAAACACAAACGAGTCATATGAGCTGAAAAATGACTTTCGTGCACGACGGCCAACTGCTaagtcaattaattaaataaaatagtgATACTAACTTGAGCATCAAAATGGTGATATCTTTTGCGGGTACCTTCGCAACCACTACCCAACACACTGAACCTATATAGTATTTGAATCCTGTAGACCCAAATGATACAACTGGAGTAATCTAATTCTCTCTCATTCAAAGCTTCATTTAATATCAATTCTAGTATGCCGATGAATTCCTCACCTTTACTACATACACACACCGTATAATGAtgtgaataataataatagaggaTTAATGATCTTTGACATATCGGTGTAAATTTTTGAAAAGATAAAGAAAGTGAAGGAAAGTATTAGAAAATTTTACAAgtgagaaaacaaaaataaacatacACAACAAAATTATATGATAAATGTGAAGAACGATTGAGTGATtgacaaaattaaaaggaaaataaaataatcacgTCAATTAGAATCACTTTaatcttctctttctcttttttttttttttgctggtaatcgattttaatatattaagggtccgtttgacctaacacctttttttcttctttttacttaaaagtaagAAGTTAGACCAAACAACAATTTCTAAAAGTTACAGtaaaaaaacagtttctatattttagaaaaaataataatatattatcaaatatatcttttaaccctattactataaaaaacaacaacttttaacttttttcaaATCCTAAGTAATAGATAtgatttttgcatttttttttataatttggaacGGACAGAGTATTTCTAAGATCAAATGTTAAAATTAAGATACCACGAAAACAAGAATgctcttaaaataaaaataaaaaataaaaaaaagctaAACCCCTAATCCCCTAAACCCTTCACATAGCACAATTCCTATTCGTCTTCGTTCGTTATTGATCTCTCGCTTCTCCTTCGCACTCTTCTTTGCTGTTTGTTCTCAATACTTCAGATTAAGCTTGTTAATCACAATTGCGGCGCCGTTTTTTACTTTTCAAAGCCGATACATTTTATCGTACCATGTTACATTTCATCTATGGCCAGGTTTAGATTACCTCGTACCAGTTTCTGTCGTGTTTCTTCCTTCTCCTCTATTTCCTTCAAACCCCATTTGCAAAATGACAACTTTTCTGATACAAAACAACAACTTACTTCATTGTGTTCCAAAGGGCACATAAAAGAAGCCTTCGAAAGCTTCATA
This portion of the Trifolium pratense cultivar HEN17-A07 linkage group LG3, ARS_RC_1.1, whole genome shotgun sequence genome encodes:
- the LOC123918752 gene encoding potassium transporter 10-like, with translation MASRVDTDEDGDKGSMWDLDQTIDQPMDEEAGRLRNMYREKKFSALLILRLAYQSLGVVYGDLGTSPLYVFYNTFPNGVKDEDEVLGALSLIIYSLTLVPLLKYVFVVLRANDNGQGGTFALYSLLCRHAKIKTIPNQHRTDEELTTYSRSTFHERSFAAKTKRWLEERESWKSAILILVLAGTCMVIGDGILTPAISVLSAVGGIKVNQPNMSSGVVVLVAVVILIGFFSMQHYGTDRVSWLFAPIVLLWFLLIGGIGIFNIWKHGIRVLKAFSPVYIYHYFRRGGKHGWTSLGGIMLSITGTEALFADLAHFPVSAVQLAFTLVVFPCLLLAYSGQAAYLMNNLTHSKDAFYRSIPERIYWPVFVVATAAAIVASQATITATFSIIKQALAHGCFPRVKVIYTSKKFAGQIYIPDINWILMILCIAVTAGFENQNQIGNAYGTAVVIVMLVTTFLMILIMILVWRCHWILVLAFTSLSLIVEFSYFFSVIFKVNQGGWVPLVIAGAFLIIMYVWHYGTVKRYEFEMHSKVSMAWILGLGPSLGLVRVPGIGLVYTELASGVPPIFSHFITNLPAIHSVVVFVCVKYLPVYTVPEEERFLVKRIGPKNYHIFRCVARYGYKDLHKKDDEFEKKLFDNLSLFVKLESMMEGCSDSDEYSITGHQTEWSRDGLLNGTGSTVSSNVELTINSIDSIVQVRSPPHANITVRSSGHVSSQNEVDELEFLNSCRDAGVVHILGNTVVMARRDSNFFKKVAVDYIYAFLRKICRENSVIFNVPHESLLNVGQIFYV